The Haliotis asinina isolate JCU_RB_2024 chromosome 2, JCU_Hal_asi_v2, whole genome shotgun sequence genomic interval GTTTGTTATTTCTGAATCATGACAGCAGGAAAATGTAGATGATTTCTTGTTTACGAACATGAAATCTTGTGTCACGACTTTATGTGCAGCAACCTCAAAAATCCGAAAGTCAGAGGTGCGCAAAAATAGATGTCCGCGAATTTACAGTATGCTAGGATATTTTGATTGTTGTTCCACAAAATGATGCaaaatggctgaccctcttagtcatttcacaaaatgactaAAACTTATTGTCGTTTTCAGAAATGAGTAATTTTTCACAATGTGACTGTAACATAAATACCATTAGGACCAGGAGTTTCTTTTAGCCCAAGATGCATTAGGAGACAAACCTTACATACCTAGTCAATACATACATGATGAAAGGCGTCATAGGCAGGCAGTAACCTTGGTTGATGGTAGATCAGTCTTTGGGCTCAAGTCTTTGCCGTTCTTTGGCAATATGAcatgtgaaggtcccggggtagaataggctttcagcaacccatgcttgccatgaaaggcgattatgcttgtcgtaagaggcgactaatgggattgggtggtcagactcgctgacttggttgacaattgtcatcggttcccaattgtgcagatcgatactcatgttgttgatcactggattgtctggtccagactggaatattgctgagtgtggcgtaaaacaaaacttactcactcactcactctttgacaATATTGTACGAAAGATGTCAGTATTGAGATATTCTTCTGTATTACATTTCTGATTGTCATATGTTTTTGATCCACCATTACctttacctttagaatacagcaccacattACATGTTAATAATGCAATAATGAGAGACTTCATGAGCATGATGAGAAGCAATCCGAATATCAGCAAGGTTAATCCCGCTGGCACTACGATTCCAAGTTTCATGCTTCAGCATTagtaagaaaacaacaaaagattaaTTTTAACTCAGGGATCATTAATGGAATATCTGCCTCATAATCAAATGCATAAAAATCGTAAATCTGTAGTCCTAAGTCTTGTGTTCATGTATAGGGCGAGTGTTTCGCTACAATGTGCATATCCTACTATTACAACTTCACTGAAAATGAAAGGATTGAAAACATGAGACGTCCAGTGAGTCCTGTGAGACTTTGAGATTGCTTTGACTGCAGTGATGGAAAACATGACATGTATAAGAACCTAAAGGCAACAGTTTATTAAGTGAATTATCTTTTCCGAAGGTAATCTAAATGATATAAACAGATTGTATTTATTTCTTGTTCACTACATAATTTGCTATTATCTGATTGAAAACCCAGTACGTCTGCATCAATATAAGTTCTAAATGCTGATACATTGAATCAAGTTACTATCTCTAGTGACAATTATCGCATATGTCTAACTTATGTTTGTCTGATGTTAGAGTGAAAAATTATCTGTTATTCAATAGAATTCATGTCTGTAATAAAACTGTGTGTATAACCTGGTCTCAGTTGCTTTCAGATGCTATTTGATAACAAATAGAAACACAGTAAACAGCCTGTATCATGTTGTGCTCCTTATCTGTGAACTTATTGTCCTGCACTATTTTTTCAATCCCTGACACAACTGTTGCAATTATTGTATCATGTAAAATGTCAATGTACTTTGTATAATACTATTAAATATTCAAGTTTTTATTATAAACTACACTTACTCTCACCTGTACATAATTTGGGCCATATGTAAGTAAAGATTACTTCTAAGTATTCACTGCTTCCCTGTTGCAACAGCTGGGGGTTTACCTCCGTCACATGAGGACTATGATGAGAAGAATGGACTGAAGAAGATAACAGACTACAAGTACAATGATGAAGGCAAACTTGTTAAGGTAAGGGCAGTTGTTAGTCATTTTGATTTGAACTCTTTAGTGTTTGATTTGTCCATTGAACGTTtacatgtttgagtgagtgagtttagttttacgctgcactcagcaatattccagctatatggcagcggtctgtaaatagtctggaccagacaacccagtgatcaacagcatgatcattgatctacgcaatagGGAAcagtgacatttgtcaaccaagtcagcgaacctgaccacccaatcccgttagttgcctcttacgacaagcaaagtcgctttttatggcaatcatgggttgctgaaggcctattctaccccagaccttcacaggtctctacatgtttgaaatatataatgtatatggTAATTGCTATGTGCTGAAGCATCATTCTAGGACCACTTCCAGTTGTTGTTCATCATTTATACACTGCTATTGGATATTTACATAGTGCATGTATTCATGcaactagtgcatgctcaaggcgttggtatttgtttccctcgatcattgcaTGTCAATCTCAATGTCACTCCATATTATCAATCTTAACTCTCTGGTGAGTAtgccactaggcgcactgagtttattgtggctctctcatcttAATGACTTACCCAGTTCAGAGGTGTGAGGACTgggacacagtcacagtactttatCCAAGGTTATTGCtcattgctgtacccgcaactaggtgtttgtatgtattcatgtggccaccatctggtcacataccaacggattcgtgggttcttttgaGTGCATGGTTGTGTATTGTATAATATGGGATGTGACagcactgaaagagtctgcacacaaagctgactcttaggtttttacacctggtcagAGAGGTAGGCTTGATCCCGGCATCTCAAACTATATAGTGCAAAAGTAGAATCTAAATTTGTTGTGTTCGAAAGCATGTGTGGCATTAATAAACATCTAACACCTTCTCTTCAGTCATTCTTATCATTCAAAAACGTAAGTCTGGAAATAACTTGAGGTGTAGAATTACTGAACCTTTTACAAAATTGGTTTCTCAAGCTTAAAACTAACATGTCAGTCTTAACACTGATAAACTGACTAGTGTTTGTGTCACTGCTGACAAAACTCTCTTGGCGTTGCTACAATGCTAGTGTATGATACTATAAGCACTACAGACTTatcattttatcattattactgTGATTTTTAAGTCCAGAAAGAATTAGGTGGTCCATAACATATCTTGAGTATTATCATCTGTCAGTTTCTTGCAGGTGGTGAAGACCTACAGTGTTGAGACAAGGAAAGTGTCCAAGTCTATTGCCCGAAGGAAGGTATAGTGCTTAAGAGGGCTAGCCCCTGGCTTCTTGTCATAGTCATTCATCTATCTTTCAAGGCGCTATACCTAATTTAATTACTCTTGAAAGTCTGATTTAAGTTTATTTTTAGTCCGAAAGTTGTTTGCATGTCAGTAAGGCTGAGGTCATTGTAGAGGTTGTGGTCAAACATTGTTGCAGCATTCATTGCCATTTGAATTTctattgttttgaaactttgTGTTGATCTTTGTGACCTTGAGGATAAAGTGTCTGCCATGTCATAACAGAAGATGTAAAATAGTGCTTGTCCTTAACCTGTCCGACTTTCATTGGGTCACTCAATAAACTTAGTCTGAGTTGGGTATCCATGTTCAGAGTTTGAGAGGCAGAGGGGTAGCTAAGCGGTTAAAACATTCATTTGTTACGCAgaggaccagggtttgattcccacatgggcacattgtgtgaagcccattactgttGTTCCCAActtaatattgctgtaatattgctaaaagcattgtaaaactGAACTAGAATGTTCAAGCTTCTTGCATCATGCTGAAgatgcaggaatattgttacaTATTGTCATGTTTCAGACATGGAGGAAGTTTGGTGCTGCAGAGAGAGACCCACCCGGTCCCAACTCTTCCAACACCATTATATCTGAAGAGATTGTCATGCAATTTGTGCAGAACAAAGATGTAAGTCAGATCATGTCTACAGTAACACAGATTAAGAACAATCAAGATTATAGAATGTTGATTCAATTCTCCATCAAGaaaaatgaacaaaaacttACGTGTCAGTTGACCAGTGATTTGGGGGTCGggtatccatccatccatatccATCCGCCCATacccatccatcatccatccaacCATATCCATCtatcatccacccatccatatCCATCtatcatccacccatccatatCCATCtatcatccacccatccatatCCATCtatcatccacccatccatgtCCATCtatcatccacccatccatacccatccatcatccatccatccatatccATCtatcatccacccatccatgtCCATCtatcatccacccatccatacccatccatcatccatccatccatgtcCATCtatcatccacccatccatcatccatccatccatatccatctatcatccatccatccatccatatccatctatcatccatccatcatccatccatccatccatgtccatccatccatccatccatgtcCATCCATCAATTCACTCTTTGTTACTCCAGAACCAGGCCCCGGAGGAGGAAGACCCACTCAACAAATTGAAGACACAGAAGATTGTTCAGTGTCGTATCTGTAAAGGTGACCATTGGACAACTCGATGTCCATACAAGGACACACTGGCACCGCTGCAGGAGAAGTTGGCTGAGGATGGGAAGCCACAAGGTGATGCAGCTCCTGGAGCTAATCAgaccgctgctgctgctggacCAAGTGCCATTGCCAAGACTGCAGGGAAATATGTTCCCCCGAGTCTGAGAGAAGGTGCATCCAAGGGTAGAGGAGAGTCGATGTCTACACAGAGGAAAGGTCAGTGTATGGTCAGGACCAAAGAGGTCCTTGTGAACAGTGCTTATATTGACCCCTACGATCATTTGGGCCTGACATGTCTGTTGGAACAAACCACGGCCTAGATTATCGAAGTTCTCTTAACTGTAAGACAGACGTAAGTTAATGTTTatgaatggcacttacgactatcctaGTGCTGAGAGAGGTTTGAAAATCATAGACCAAGGTCCTCAGTACCATTTCTGGTCTTATTGAGCCAATGGAAATTCTGGGACAACTGGGTCATGGATTCCTCCTGTGTTGTAATGGATTAGAATTGGTGATCTGAATTATACATGTCATTATGTCTGACTGAAGGCCATTGCTTGTCTTTGAATGTTCCACTGTCAATTATCTACAGGCTGGTGCATTATACTGGCATTGTGGTTGAGTAGTGTCAAATAATAGCCACTAATAAGGACTCTCAAAATTCAAATAAACAAGATAACAAGATtaacaccaaagacccagggcTCTGATTTACAAAGCGATGGTAGCGCTGTCTAAGTTGTAAGTCAGTGTTCCATTATCGTAGGTTCAGGAGCCCTTACGCAacaatagctttgtgaaacggggcccagtagAGGAGGTACAACAATCGTAGTGCTATGATAGCTCTGTGGAACAGGGTCCAGTAGAGGAGGtacaacagtcgtagcgcttCAGTAGCTTTGTGAAACCGGGTCCAGTATATGAGGTACAACAGTCTTATCActacgatagctttgtgaaacaggccccagAATAGGAGTTACGCCAGTTGTAGCTCTtcaatagctttgtgaaactcAGTGCAAtataggaggtacgacagtcgtaccACTACggcagctttgtgaaacgggtccAAGTGTAGAGTTGCGACAGTTGTCGCACTACGATATCTTTGTGAAATgggacccaggtttgattctccttgtatgtacaatgtgtgaagatttCTGTTGTCCTCTCCTGTGATATTCTTGCAATAGTGCTAAATCCGGctttaaaccaaactcactcactcactaaagtaTGAACTGTTGCAGATGAGGCTGCCACTATCCGTGTGACAAACTTGTCCGAGGACACCAGAGAGTCGGATCTTCAGGAGCTGTTCAGACCCTTCGGACCCATTTCAAGGATCTATTTGGCAAAAGACAAGAACACAGGACAATCTAAGGTaattttggcatttcttgtttGTCATGTGGAGTTGTTTTAGTAACCCTGATAGCAGCATCAGTAAGTATTTAAATGGTCTGCTTAGTTTTGAATTATAACATAACTGAACCTCCAGGGCAAGGGACATAGTCCTGGACAGTGATTGATCTCATAATCATTGGAGGTAAAATCAACCCCATGTTAATCCCAGCCAAGTCAGTGTTGATCAGGCTGTTTCATGCCATGGGTACATTGCTTATCCTCAATAACTGTTGTGAAACTGTGCTTTCAATTTTCACACTGGtggatttctggtgttcccatcAGGTGCTTCCTCACCTTCCCCACTCCACTCGCTTGCTCACTTACTCTTTGCAATTTAACATTTACTTTTCTTCAGACTGCTAGAAATGGTATGACAGAGTTCTGTTGCTTTGTTGTGACTGCAATGCAGCAAATGTTTGCAACTGAAGGAAAAGTTCCTTGAAGGACAGACTGCTTGTTGATCATAAATGAACTTTTGGTTCCAATGTTGTAATTCATTTCAACTTGTGTATTTCAAGGGATTTGCCTTCATCAATTTTCATCGGCGAGAAGATGCTGCACGTGCCATTGCTGGAGTGTCTGGATTTGGCTATGATCATCTTATCCTCAATGTAGAATGGGCCAAGTGAGTTATCATTGTTGGCTTTTGTGCTTTTTCTGTTTGGATTAACATCCAACCTTTCCATGGCAGAAGCATTACATTTTATAGTCATGGTATTTGCCAGGCGACTGGTTTAGGATTGTCATGACACTTGCATTAAAATGAATGACATGCCAAACTTTCCATGGCAGAAGCATTACATTTTATAGTCATGGTATTTGCCAGGCGACTGGTTTAGGATTGTCATGACACTTGCATTAAAATGAATGACATGCCAAACTTTCCATGGCAGAAGCATTACATTTTATAGTCATGGTATTTGCCAGGCGACTGGTTTAGGATTGTCATGACACTTGCATTAAAATGAATGACATGCCAAACTTTCCATGGCAGAAGCATTACATTTTATAGTCATGGTATTTGCCAGGCGACTGGTTTAGGATTGTCATGACACTTGCATTAAAATGAATGATTACTGTGACACTTCACCACTAGTATTGTCATGACTGTTTCATTACTGTGCAGTATTGCTGTGACACTTTACCATCAGGATCGTCATGACAGTTGCATTACTATGCAGTATTGCTATGATACTTCACCATTAGCATGGCATGATAGCTGCAATAGAATTCCGAGCAAAGGTGATATTTGATGATCGTAATGTTCATTCTCCTTGTGTTTCAGGCCATCTGGCACAACTTAAAAAAGATTCAGCTGAGACTCAGACTGTGGTGAATTGGATGACTACCATCTAAATGTGTAATTCTGAAGGGAATAAAAAGTTAGGAAatcatgttgtatttttctcTTTACTGTTGGGTTCTTTTTTGGACTGAGTTCTGGTTAACATTTAGTTTCAAGTTAAGAATGAACACTGTGTGTCACTACCTGTGTGACAACAGAATGCGAGACAACTGGCTGTGTGATAATTGCATGGATGGCAACTATAGGTGTGATAAATGCGTGTATGACATCTGTGTGTAATATCTGcatgtttgaaaaatgtgtGTGATAACTGCATGTATGACAtctgtgcgtgcatgtgtggtAACTGCATGTTTGACAACAGTGGTGTGTTTGAGGACTGTCTGTATGAAAGCTGGATGTACAGTTACGTGTATTACAGCTGCCTGTGTTAACGGACAAGCTGTGTGGTAATTGTCACACGACTGTTTGTGTGTTAATACCACCATGTGTATCTATGATGACAATTGTCATTAAGACAACAGTGTGTGTGACAGCTGTCTTTGGGTCACCTGTCAGTATGACAACTGTCTGCAGCAGCATACTGTTAGATAAACCTCCAGAAGCATATTTATTGGCAGAAATATATTGTGTAATTTTCAAATAAAGTTCTGTCCCAGATTTTGCCAATCGTAATAGTGAGACACCACCATACTTAGTGTCATACATATAGTTCACATCTGGGGATAATCTGGTGACACTGAAATATACTACGATTTGTTGTATGTTTGGAGCAGGCACCTTGAAGGTGTGTGTGGTCAGCTTAGTTCCaacagcagtgagtgagttaagttttaagctttactcagcaatattatcctAATGCCATAGataatgctgat includes:
- the LOC137273340 gene encoding eukaryotic translation initiation factor 3 subunit G-like, coding for MPSLEDSKPYSWAEQVEAGDDTGGLPPSHEDYDEKNGLKKITDYKYNDEGKLVKVVKTYSVETRKVSKSIARRKTWRKFGAAERDPPGPNSSNTIISEEIVMQFVQNKDNQAPEEEDPLNKLKTQKIVQCRICKGDHWTTRCPYKDTLAPLQEKLAEDGKPQGDAAPGANQTAAAAGPSAIAKTAGKYVPPSLREGASKGRGESMSTQRKDEAATIRVTNLSEDTRESDLQELFRPFGPISRIYLAKDKNTGQSKGFAFINFHRREDAARAIAGVSGFGYDHLILNVEWAKPSGTT